From a region of the Rhipicephalus microplus isolate Deutch F79 chromosome X, USDA_Rmic, whole genome shotgun sequence genome:
- the LOC119176174 gene encoding uncharacterized protein LOC119176174, with protein MDSPHLYESASSEDLKHPSRQQPSLVLNAALGARSQLGAFDLGSDGCVPDLAELNTPELSFDLQGFIADSSSSAHSSSSLEETLFTDLLTEQQKRYGGQAFSMPHQGGSLNEHRYGAEAGLGIKQEPLDQAEYSSCREQPYGRGLLAFPGLHGGAPAAAPTLRPVAVFSSGQPHGLAPPQGPLGLPPPPPPPQGAQLHRLGGGPPTHHNGVAAAAGLRPLGAPPAKPQPHRSSAGKKLLDKGSDEYRRRRERNNIAVRKSREKAKQRSRDTERKVSELNRENDSLRKKVELLTKELAVLKSLLTNVGVPPENVDSEIARSLQGY; from the coding sequence ATGGACTCGCCCCATCTGTATGAGTCGGCGAGCAGCGAGGATCTGAAGCATCCGTCTCGACAGCAGCCGTCGCTGGTGCTGAACGCTGCGCTGGGCGCGCGGTCACAACTGGGCGCCTTTGACTTGGGCTCGGACGGCTGCGTGCCGGACCTGGCCGAGCTGAACACACCCGAATTGTCGTTCGATCTGCAAGGCTTTATTGCGGACTCTTCCTCTTCGGCGCACTCGTCCAGCAGCCTCGAAGAGACTCTGTTCACGGATCTGCTGACAGAGCAGCAGAAGCGTTACGGTGGCCAGGCTTTTTCCATGCCCCACCAGGGTGGGTCCCTGAACGAGCACCGGTACGGCGCTGAGGCGGGGCTCGGCATCAAGCAAGAACCGCTGGATCAGGCCGAGTACTcgagctgccgcgagcagccctACGGCCGCGGCCTGCTCGCTTTTCCGGGCCTGCATGGCGGGGCCCCCGCGGCCGCGCCTACGCTCAGGCCGGTGGCTGTCTTCTCTTCGGGACAGCCGCATGGCCTGGCCCCGCCCCAGGGACCCCTGGGCTTGCCACCACCGCCTCCGCCACCTCAAGGAGCTCAGCTGCACAGGCTCGGCGGAGGTCCTCCGACACACCACAACGGCGTGGCCGCCGCTGCTGGCCTGCGGCCCTTGGGCGCACCCCCTGCCAAGCCGCAGCCGCACCGCAGTTCTGCCGGCAAGAAGCTGCTCGACAAGGGCTCCGACGAGTACCGCCGCCGCCGCGAGCGCAACAACATCGCCGTGCGCAAGTCCCGCGAGAAGGCCAAGCAGCGCTCCCGGGACACCGAGCGCAAAGTGTCCGAGCTGAACCGCGAGAACGACTCGCTGCGCAAGAAGGTCGAGCTGCTCACCAAGGAGTTGGCCGTGCTCAAGTCGCTGCTCACCAACGTGGGCGTGCCACCGGAGAACGTCGACTCCGAGATCGCGCGCTCGCTTCAGGGCTACTAG